A window of Clostridia bacterium contains these coding sequences:
- a CDS encoding DUF126 domain-containing protein, with translation MSGRKETEISCHKIVGGRADGEVLISSDPVCFYLVDPETGRVLEKGHALEGRCIAGKVLVFPGGKGSSVVQADGLYQLTARGTAPKAMIIQNPDTVLVATAVIMGVPLVDQVDPAFYRSVADGDWVEVDADNSRIVLARRCPGSSRRPRSNEEPAAAGMSE, from the coding sequence ATGAGCGGGAGGAAAGAAACTGAAATTAGCTGCCACAAGATCGTTGGCGGCAGAGCCGATGGGGAGGTTCTGATTTCCAGCGACCCGGTTTGCTTCTATCTTGTCGATCCGGAAACCGGGAGGGTTTTGGAGAAAGGTCACGCGCTGGAAGGCCGGTGCATCGCGGGCAAAGTCCTGGTGTTTCCCGGCGGCAAGGGCAGCTCGGTGGTGCAGGCGGATGGGCTCTACCAGCTCACCGCCAGGGGCACCGCCCCGAAAGCCATGATCATCCAGAATCCCGATACGGTGCTGGTCGCCACCGCAGTCATCATGGGGGTGCCGCTGGTGGACCAGGTAGACCCGGCATTCTACCGCTCAGTTGCCGACGGAGATTGGGTTGAGGTCGATGCCGATAACTCCAGGATAGTGTTGGCCAGGCGGTGTCCAGGTTCCTCCCGCCGGCCAAGATCTAACGAAGAACCAGCAGCTGCTGGAATGTCTGAATGA